ACGTTAGTGGTCGCTTGCGTCTCCACAGCGGTATTGATCATCATCTTTTTACATTCTCGTAGAAGCGCAACCGCAAAATCAGTTTGTAAACTCATTTCACCGCCACCGATTGTGACACCGCCCCCTGAAGAGATGTAAAAGTCATAATCTTGCATGATGATTTTCATTAGTTCAGATACAGAAACATCTTTTCCCATAATATCAAGGGCATCAGAGATACAGACTTCTTCACATTTACGACAACCAATACAATCAACAGCGCGATCAACACGATGAACTTGTTTACCACTTTCATTGGTTGTCATGTAGTGCACACCCGCAGGACAAACATCAACGCATTTACCGCAATCTACGCATTTGTCGTGAGAGTACATCACCTGAAACTCACTGCTGAGACCTTCTGGATTGGAACACCAAGGGCAGCGGATATTACAGCCTTTTAAGAAAACGAGAGTACGAATACCATCACCATCATAAATAGAGTATTTCTGGATATTAAATATCCGCCCTCTTATTTCTGCTGCCATTTCCATCTTTACGCCTCCAAATCTGCATCAAACATCCCTGTTCGATAAATTTAAATCTTGTCTTGTCGATTAAAAGGGATAGCCTGCACTATCCCTATGGCTGTAATTAGAATTTCTCAATTACAGTACGACTGATAATTTCATCCTGAACTTCTTTACATAATTCAACGAAGTAAGCACTGTAGCCAGCAACACGGACAATTAAGTCACGGTATTTTTCAGGCTCTAATTGCGCTTTTTTCAGTACTTCATTATCGACATAGCTAAATTGCATCTGGCCGTTACCCAAAATGGAAGCCGTTCTTAATAAGGTAATTAAACCTTGGCGACCTTCATTGGTATCTAACAAACCTTTCAGGAATTTAAAGTTATGAACCATACCGATATTCATGGTTTCAACATTCATTTTACTGATTGATTTAATAATCGCTGTTGGGCCATGTTTATCCGCACCTTGTGTTGGGCTGATACCATCTGACAATGGTTTCCATGCGAAACGACCATTTGGAGTCGCTGCGGTTAACTCACCAATTGGCGTATTGTTAGAGATAGACAGCGTACCGTGGCTCAAAGTGGAGTAGAGCATTTTGTATTTACGACATTCACGCTCAGTCCATTCCGTAATATCCAGCGCATATTGGTCAACAACATCATCATCGTTACCAAACTTCGGTGCATTTAAGCAGTCACGTAATAACTCATCCTCATCATGACCTTCAAAGTTAGCTAGTAGCGCATCACGGATTTGCTCTAAGGTGTATTTTTTATCTTCATAAACAAGTTTGCGAATAGCCGCCATTGAGTCCACATAAGTCGCTAAACCTGAGAAGATAAGACCTGGACCATGGTTAACCATTGCACCACCCGCAGTGACGTCTTTACCTTGTTCCATACAGCCTTCAACCAGCAGAGACATTAATGGTTTTGGTGCAACATCACGGTGAACACGTTGGCTGATCACCGTACCAATTGCGGATAAACGAACGATATGTGCGACTTGCTCTTTTACAGCGCGATCGAAATCTTCATAAGTACGCAGGTCGCGTAAATCACCGGTATCTAAACCTTGATAGCTATCAAACAGCACCATACGACCACGGTTTAATACAAACTCAATTGCAATAGGCCATTGGGTGTAACCCGTTGATGTCCATTGATAAATACGACCTGATTTTTGTGGCTCAACACAACCCATCAAGCAGTAGTCACGCGCATCTTCGAAATCGAAGCCTTTACGCAACATCATCTTGATATGAGAATCATCGAAGTGGCATGCAGGGAAGCCCATACCCGCTTTAACTACATCCACTATTTTTTCCATATATTGCTGTGGTGATTGGTTATGAATACGACATGCTAATGATGGTTGATACACTTTTACAAAACGTACAGCATCCATAATTAGGTAAGTTAAATCATTACACGCATCACCACCTGTACGTTTTTGTCCACCGATGGTTAAGTTGATAAATGGCTGATAACCAGCAAAATACTTCGCCCCTAATTCACTCGACATCCACATTAATTCAGCACATTTGATGATAAAGGCTTGCATCATTTCCAGTGCTTGTTCGCGAGTTAAACGTCCTGATTTGATGTCGTTTTCATACATTGGGAAGCAGTATTGGTCTAAGCGACCTAAAGAAAGACCCGTTTGGTTTTCTTCAACTTCAAACAGTGACTCTACAGTCCAAATACTTTGCAAGGCTTCTTGCAGTGTTTTTGGTGGATTAGCTGGTACATTTTCGTTGACTTGAGCAATCGTCAGTAACTCTTCACGACGTTGAGGATTGCTCTCTTTTGATGCTAATTCACGCGCATGTTCTGCAATGCGATGTGCGTAAGCAATCACACCTTCACAGCTTTCAATAGACGCTTTATAGAAATAGATACGGTCAATATCAGCTGGATTTTCCATACTTAATTCAGCTAATTTAGCTTGCGCATCAGCTTTAATACCGTTCATACCTTTGGTGAATAACAGAACGTCATAACCTGGGCAAGTATCGCCACCACCATTGATTTGGTGATAAGAAAGATCACTAACAAAGGTTTCACCACTAAATTCCCACACACCTGCTTCGCGATATTGTGCTTCACAGATCTCATCCAGAGAACGCCCTTCCCAGAAGGGAACAATTTCTTCGCGAATAACTTTTTTATCTTCTTCTGAAATTTGGAATGGATCTTGTGGACGCGTGCTCATAGTATCGAGTTCATCACGAACCCAACGCCATGCAATATCAGGAGAGAAAGCACCAGCACGCGGTTTTCCACAAGGATGTCCAACAATCAGCTCTTCATCTTGAATTAAGATAGGTGCGGTTTCACATGCACGACGGAATGCTTTAGCGCGCAATAAAATAGGTGGTAAACCTGGGTTATTACGGACAATTTCAGTAAATGCTAATGCTCTGTAGATAGAAACACTTGGACGTGCTTCTAAATAACGGTTACGTAAGCGTTGTAAGCGAGGCGTTAAACCTTCCATTACTTTGAATTCGCTCGCATCTGCTGTTGGTGCAACAACACTCGCTGAAGGTGCAGCATATTGTGGCTGTGAATTCATACGGCCATCATATAAACGCACTTGCAGTGAACTGTGTAATGTTGATAGATTAGCGCGCGCTGATAGCAGCATTTCTGATAATTCGTTGATGCTGACTCGCGGATCGTTAATATCAACCCCCTGTGTCATAGCATCAAACATTGGGTAACCATCAACTTCTTTGGTCGCACGTACTTCAGAAAGCTCTGCTAATTTCAACCAAACACTTTCAACAATTTCATAAGCCTGTGCTTGTGTTAAACGACCTTGGTCGAGATCACGTTGATAGAATGGATATAACGCTTTATCAAATCCCATTGGATTAATGGCGTAGCTACCATTTTCCAGATGTAAGACTAATTGCAGTAAATAGAAAACTTGAACCGCTTCTTTAAAGGTTTCTGCTGGTTTTGCAGGGACTTTACGTAATACCGCAGCACTATCTAATAATTCTGCTTTACGATATGGATTACCTTCCCTTGCTGCTAAATTCTCTGCTTTTGCAGACAGAATTTGTGCGAAATAAAGTGCTGCATCACACGCATAAATGGCGGATTTACAAAAATTGGCTTCGTCCATACTGCTACGATTGACCGCACTGCCAATGCTTCTAATTCTGTCTTCAAGCTGTGCTTTGATAGCTAAGAAACCTTGGTTTACCACCAGCATATAATCTGGCGATGCAACACTGTTATTGATACTTAAAAAACGGTAGATAGAGTCGCTACGCACTTCTTCTTCCGTATGGAAAATCGCGCCGCGTGGTGTTGATGATTGACTGCCGATAATCAATTCATCTTGTGCAATGTAGCTTGGAAAATGACGAATAAATTCATAAAAACGTTGCGCAGGTTTAATCGCTTGAGGCACACCTGCAACGTTGCTGTCCAATGAATCAAAAATGGTTGCACGCTCTGTGCTGATGGAGCTATTACGTGAAACTAAACGTTCTGCCAGCATTTTTACGCGTGGCGTCAAAGAATATTTGGCCATGTGAGGCTCTCCTGATGTTCTTTACTTGACCTAATCGGTATTAATTCGGTTGAGCATTAACTGTGTGATACACCGGCAAATGCCTGACGATACAATGTTTCTAATTGGTGTGTGTTTACGTCACGCGGATTTGTCGGCGTACAGCTATCTCGTAAAGCCTGTCCGACCATTTCCGTTAAACGGGCATAAAAGTCCGCTTCACTGACACCGGTATCGCGAATACTCTTCGGCATACCCATTTCATCTTTCAATACATTAATAGCGACGATTAAACTGGTGACCCCTTCTCTTACGGTGTTAGCCGGAAGTCCTAAGCTTTGAGCAAGATAGGCGTAACGTTTTGCTGCTTCGCTATTGCAATCACCATGAAAATTTGCATTAAAAGCAATAACATGTGTCATCAATAACGCATTTGCTCGACCGTGAGGAACGTGGAAGACACCACCTAATGCGTGAGCAAGACTGTGTGTAATACCCAGCGAGGCGTTAGTAAATGCCATCCCCGCAATACAAGATGCGTTATGCATTTTTTCACGGGCAAGTAAGTTGTCACCTTGATGATGGCAATCAATAAGATGGCTAAACACTAACTTGACGGCTTTCTCTGCCATCGCATCAGAAAAATCAGATGCGGCTTTAGAAACATAGGCTTCTAGTGCATGGCAAAGCACATCCATTCCCGTATCAGCAGTAATTGCTGGCGGTACAGACTTCACCAACTCAGGATCGAGAATGGCGACATCAGGCAACATAAACTCATCAACCAAAACCAATTTTTCACTGCGTGACTTAATTACTGAAAATGAGGTCACTTCCGAACCTGTACCACTGGTGGTTGGGATCGCAATAAATTGTGGTTTTGTTCTGTTGCTCTCTTTACGGGTATGCCAGAGGGAGTACATAACGGCTTTCGCGGCATCAATCACAGACCCACCGCCGAGTGCGATAACCAAATCTGGATAATGGGCATCCATGACTTTCATACCACTTACGATGGCGGAAATATCAGGATCTGAAGCAACATCATCGTAAACTTGGAACTCGATACCCCGTTGCATTAACTTGTCAGTGACTTTATTTGCAAAGCCAAACTTCACCATTGCTTTATCTGTCACCACAAATGCGCGGCGGGCAGTTAACCCAGAGAGAAAATTCAGTGCATTGGTGCCAAACTGAATTTTGGGTTTTATCAGAAACTCACTCATGTCGTTATTACTCCTTACTGTCCCGATAAACCTTCTCAACAATGGCAACCACTGACATCGCTTTGTAACGTTCTTTGTTCAGTGCAAAATACTCTTCAGCCAACACAATATCGTTGATACCTGCACCTACACTGTCCACTGCAACATACGTTTTGTTTTTCAGTGGCTTAAGCTCATCATCTAAGGTGGCTATCATTAATAAATTGCTACCTTTAAGTTCTGGGCTTTTCTGTGTCGCTACTACGTGTCCGATTATCTTTGCGAGGATCATGGTTTATATCGCCTTATATCAATGAGTTATTTACTCAGACGTCCGAGAACTTCCTTGATAATGCGTTCCACGTTTTCTTCGGTAATATCACCTTGTTCAATCACTTGTTGCGCACAAGCACTGACGGTCGTTGCATAAGGAGATGCACCAAAGCGATCATCACCTTGAGTTTGACGTTGTGCAGTTGCACACTCAGCATGAACAGGCGTTAAAGAAGGTGAACGAAAACGGTCATCATCAAGAATGCTGGTCTGGTGATTTGCACTAGAAACAGAGCAAGCAGAAACAGCAGGTTGAGCAGCTTCTTGTTCTAAAGGACAAGGTTGTTTCAACTCTTCAACGGTACGCACGCCATAACCTACTTTGCGAATATTCAGTAAGTTCATTGGGCCGACATTGTCAGAGCTAGAACCACCACCTACAGCCCCACAGCCTAAAGTTAACGCTGGAGTAATATTAGTGGTTGCACCGATGCCACCTAATGCCGCTGGGGTATTAATCAGAATACGGTTAACCGGTTTTTCTAGAGAGAACTGACGAATAACATCTTCATTTTTGGTATGAATAACCAATGTATGACCTAAACCTTCATTAGTCAGCAATTGCACCACGCGATCGCACGCTGATTTCCAATCTTCTTCGATATACATTCCTAAGATTGGGCATAATTTTTCGCGTGAATACGGATTTTTAGGTGAAACGGTATCTTGTAATGCGATTAATACACGCGTGTTTGCTGGCACACTAAAACCTGCACGCTGACTTAAATAAATCGCATCTTTACCCACTACGGCTGGGTTAATTGTGCCGTTAGCACGCAGTAACATTGAAGCTACTTTGGTTGCTTCTTCGTCATTCATAAAGTAAGCACCTTGCGCTAATAGCTCACGGTGAACTTCGTTATAAATGCAACGTTCAACGATAATGGATTGCTCTGATGCACAGATAACCCCATTGTCGAATGTTTTACTGGTGATGATATCGCTCACTGCTTTTTTGATATCTGCACTGCGTTCGATAAAGGCTGGGCCATTACCTGGACCACCACTGATGGTTGGCGTACCTGATGCATAAGCAGCACGTACCATACCTTCGCCACCAGTTGCTAAAATTAATGACACATCTTTGCTGTGCATTAATTCTTTTGTCGCTTCCAGTGTCAGTAATGTCACACCATCAACAATACCTGCTGGTGCTCCAGCCTCTAAAGCCGCTTTTTTAACAATTTCTAATGCACGGAAACTGCACTGTTTTGCATTTGGATGCGGAGAGAAAATAATCGCATTACCCGCTTTCAGTGCAATTAGGGTTTTATAGATAATGGTTGATGTTGGATTAGTTGAAGGAACTAACGCCGTGATAACACCTAAAGGCACGCCAACATCCATGACTTTTTTCACTTTATCGTCATTGATAATGCCAACGGTCTTCATGTCTTTCATATGCTCATACACACGCAATGACGCGAAGGTATTCTTCAGCACTTTGTCTTCCCACTTACCAAAGCCTGTTTCTTCGTTCGCCATTTTTGCCAACTCTTCTGCATGACGAGCGGCTTCAAATGCAATGTGTTTTACAATACTGTCGATTTTTTCCTGCGAAAATTTAGCATAAACAAGTTGTGCATTTTTCGCGTTACGAACTAGCTCACGAGCCAGTTGTCTGGATTGCAAATCTTTATCTAATGCAACCATGTCTTCCCCCATACAGGAGTTAAAAAATTTAGCTGAATAACTTATTTCTTTGCTTTACAGCACGCCTGAAAAATCAGGCTTTGTGCTGTTGTGCGATTTTCTCGATATCGTTATGCGGTCTTGCAATAACACGAGAAGTCACCACGGTGCCGATACGTTTTGCCGCTTCAACACCTGACTCAACCGCTGCATTTACTGCACCGACATCGCCTTTCACCATTGCTGTCACTAAACCTGAACCGACGTTTTCATAACCAATCAGTTCAACATTGGCTGCTTTGCACATTGCATCAGCAGCTTCAATGCAAGCGACAAGACCTTTGGTTTCAACTAGACCTAGTGCTTCTTTCATATTTATTTCCTTCGTTATTCAGTCACTTTGTACTGGGCAACGATTTTTTGAATATCGTTATGTGGACGAGCGATGACTAATGAAGTCACAACAGTACCAACACGTTGAGCAGCTTCTAAGCCAGATTCCACAGCAGCTTTAACGGCACCTACATCACCTTTCACCATTGCAGTCACTAAACCTGAACCCACATTTTCGTAGCCGATTAACTCAACATTTGCCGCTTTACACATCGCGTCAGCTGCTTCAATACAAGCCACCAGCCCTTGAGTTTCAATAAGTCCTAATGCATCACCCATACGTTCTCCTAAGGCAAAAACTATGCCTTGTGTTTGATAACAATTTTGTTGATGTCATTGTGAGGACGAGCAATCACGAGCGATGTAACAACTTCACCCACGCGTTGTGCTGACTCCACACCTGAATCCACAGCAGCTTTCACTGCGCCTACGTCGCCTTTCACCATCGCAGTCACGAGACCTGAACCCACATTTTCATAGCCAATAAGTTCAACGTTCGCGGCTTTACACATAGCGTCAGCGGCTTCAATACATGCCACCAGACCTTTGGTTTCGATCAGACCTAATGCATCACCCATTTTCATTTCCTCCGAGAAGCCGTTTAACGGTTTACGTTTGCCCATTGTGTCTGCGTGGTGATTTTTTAAACGCAGACTTTGGTTTCAAAATCACTATAACGCGCAAAAAAGAAAACAAAACATAAATCCATAATAGTGATATATATAGAATTTAACTCTGTAATTTAGTGTTTTTTATCTCTCTATTTATTTAACAATGCTGTTTATTTATTTTTTTCATCGTTATAAATTTATCAATCCCCACAAAAAATAGATTGAAAAACAGACGAATTAACTTTGTTAGGAGGATGTTTAAAAGGTGCAAAAAGCCAGTACATATCGATGGGAAAGATGTGCGGAATATCACTGATAATTCAACGTAAGATCAATAATTGAAAAAGGCTAAATCAAGTCTATATACAAATCGTGCTATTTTTTTATTGATAACATATCTATTTCATCTAGACCCTTACAACAGGTATAGAAAAGTGGAAAGGAGCACGCTTTATCTAATACCTATATACGAGGCTTACACGAATAATAAAGTGGGGGAAGTACCGTTTACTGGAAAGGCACAAATCTACGACTGAGCATTTATGCTTATTTAAGGAAAGCTTTCAGTTTGTACAACAAGGGAAGGTAAAAGAGGGAGAGCCATCACACAATAACAGCGAGTATAAGTAAAAGAATGGAGCGTAATAAATTAGATCTTAAAACACAGAAAAGGTGGAAACAGATGTACCCACCTTATAAAAACAAGATTAGATAGGATTAGTTAATCAAATTTACTACCTGGTTTTAAGGTACAAATATAGAGAGGTGAATTAAGCGAACTTAATAGTAAGGTTTTCTCATTAAGCTTTTGTGCATTAATAAATAACCCATCATGACTATCTGACATTTCGCGCATAAAATAATCAAAAATAACGTCTGGAGATTCATCAATTGATGATGCACTAGAATCCCATTGGCTAACAATATAGTGACGCTCTGTCGGTGAAACACGCTTAGTCGTATAATCAAATTTCACATAACGTTGTAAATACAACCATCCTGGTTTTGAGGTGGTATAGCCTTCAACAACAATTGATCCTTTACCATTGGCACCAAATGAAAAATGAATATTGCCATTTACATTTTCATCTTCCATATTTTCAAAACGCATAATGCCTTTGGTTGAGCAAACCATGACACCTTCATTTTTAATCGTTAATAATCTTGTTGCTGCATAAGTGGCGACCAAGATAAAAATCAGGGCCGATAAAAAACATAAAAGTTTCCCTGAGATTTTCATTAGTATTTCCAAGAATAGTAAAAGTAATTATCGCAATAACTAAATGGGTTATCTTCGTTCTTTGCACAATGTGCTAAAAATACCCGCCCTAATCCATTTGTTTGTAATTTATCACCATAAAAGAAAACAAATCGCTCACCTTTCACACACTGTAAATTAAGCTTCTTTCTTACTGCGTCAAAATTGCGAACATAATTATCACTTACTGCAGAATTAATCATAGCTTCATTAGAAAGTAACTCACAATCATTATGTGTTAATGGTGTCAGTGAAATTGGCTTTGATTGATGTTGATTAAAAAAGAT
This portion of the Proteus vulgaris genome encodes:
- the cutD gene encoding choline TMA-lyase-activating enzyme; translation: MEMAAEIRGRIFNIQKYSIYDGDGIRTLVFLKGCNIRCPWCSNPEGLSSEFQVMYSHDKCVDCGKCVDVCPAGVHYMTTNESGKQVHRVDRAVDCIGCRKCEEVCISDALDIMGKDVSVSELMKIIMQDYDFYISSGGGVTIGGGEMSLQTDFAVALLRECKKMMINTAVETQATTNVANYEKLAEVVDQFLIDIKHIDTAQHKALFGVGNENVRRNLERLMDLGANVVIRMPLVRGYNDSYDAITGAINYAMELSKRGNIQRIDILPYHQFGRNKYEKLEMIYPIKNDPSYTPEELDSLEAFFKKFDFDIRLVRH
- the cutC gene encoding choline trimethylamine-lyase: MAKYSLTPRVKMLAERLVSRNSSISTERATIFDSLDSNVAGVPQAIKPAQRFYEFIRHFPSYIAQDELIIGSQSSTPRGAIFHTEEEVRSDSIYRFLSINNSVASPDYMLVVNQGFLAIKAQLEDRIRSIGSAVNRSSMDEANFCKSAIYACDAALYFAQILSAKAENLAAREGNPYRKAELLDSAAVLRKVPAKPAETFKEAVQVFYLLQLVLHLENGSYAINPMGFDKALYPFYQRDLDQGRLTQAQAYEIVESVWLKLAELSEVRATKEVDGYPMFDAMTQGVDINDPRVSINELSEMLLSARANLSTLHSSLQVRLYDGRMNSQPQYAAPSASVVAPTADASEFKVMEGLTPRLQRLRNRYLEARPSVSIYRALAFTEIVRNNPGLPPILLRAKAFRRACETAPILIQDEELIVGHPCGKPRAGAFSPDIAWRWVRDELDTMSTRPQDPFQISEEDKKVIREEIVPFWEGRSLDEICEAQYREAGVWEFSGETFVSDLSYHQINGGGDTCPGYDVLLFTKGMNGIKADAQAKLAELSMENPADIDRIYFYKASIESCEGVIAYAHRIAEHARELASKESNPQRREELLTIAQVNENVPANPPKTLQEALQSIWTVESLFEVEENQTGLSLGRLDQYCFPMYENDIKSGRLTREQALEMMQAFIIKCAELMWMSSELGAKYFAGYQPFINLTIGGQKRTGGDACNDLTYLIMDAVRFVKVYQPSLACRIHNQSPQQYMEKIVDVVKAGMGFPACHFDDSHIKMMLRKGFDFEDARDYCLMGCVEPQKSGRIYQWTSTGYTQWPIAIEFVLNRGRMVLFDSYQGLDTGDLRDLRTYEDFDRAVKEQVAHIVRLSAIGTVISQRVHRDVAPKPLMSLLVEGCMEQGKDVTAGGAMVNHGPGLIFSGLATYVDSMAAIRKLVYEDKKYTLEQIRDALLANFEGHDEDELLRDCLNAPKFGNDDDVVDQYALDITEWTERECRKYKMLYSTLSHGTLSISNNTPIGELTAATPNGRFAWKPLSDGISPTQGADKHGPTAIIKSISKMNVETMNIGMVHNFKFLKGLLDTNEGRQGLITLLRTASILGNGQMQFSYVDNEVLKKAQLEPEKYRDLIVRVAGYSAYFVELCKEVQDEIISRTVIEKF
- a CDS encoding 1-propanol dehydrogenase PduQ gives rise to the protein MSEFLIKPKIQFGTNALNFLSGLTARRAFVVTDKAMVKFGFANKVTDKLMQRGIEFQVYDDVASDPDISAIVSGMKVMDAHYPDLVIALGGGSVIDAAKAVMYSLWHTRKESNRTKPQFIAIPTTSGTGSEVTSFSVIKSRSEKLVLVDEFMLPDVAILDPELVKSVPPAITADTGMDVLCHALEAYVSKAASDFSDAMAEKAVKLVFSHLIDCHHQGDNLLAREKMHNASCIAGMAFTNASLGITHSLAHALGGVFHVPHGRANALLMTHVIAFNANFHGDCNSEAAKRYAYLAQSLGLPANTVREGVTSLIVAINVLKDEMGMPKSIRDTGVSEADFYARLTEMVGQALRDSCTPTNPRDVNTHQLETLYRQAFAGVSHS
- a CDS encoding EutN/CcmL family microcompartment protein, translated to MILAKIIGHVVATQKSPELKGSNLLMIATLDDELKPLKNKTYVAVDSVGAGINDIVLAEEYFALNKERYKAMSVVAIVEKVYRDSKE
- a CDS encoding acetaldehyde dehydrogenase (acetylating), which encodes MVALDKDLQSRQLARELVRNAKNAQLVYAKFSQEKIDSIVKHIAFEAARHAEELAKMANEETGFGKWEDKVLKNTFASLRVYEHMKDMKTVGIINDDKVKKVMDVGVPLGVITALVPSTNPTSTIIYKTLIALKAGNAIIFSPHPNAKQCSFRALEIVKKAALEAGAPAGIVDGVTLLTLEATKELMHSKDVSLILATGGEGMVRAAYASGTPTISGGPGNGPAFIERSADIKKAVSDIITSKTFDNGVICASEQSIIVERCIYNEVHRELLAQGAYFMNDEEATKVASMLLRANGTINPAVVGKDAIYLSQRAGFSVPANTRVLIALQDTVSPKNPYSREKLCPILGMYIEEDWKSACDRVVQLLTNEGLGHTLVIHTKNEDVIRQFSLEKPVNRILINTPAALGGIGATTNITPALTLGCGAVGGGSSSDNVGPMNLLNIRKVGYGVRTVEELKQPCPLEQEAAQPAVSACSVSSANHQTSILDDDRFRSPSLTPVHAECATAQRQTQGDDRFGASPYATTVSACAQQVIEQGDITEENVERIIKEVLGRLSK
- a CDS encoding BMC domain-containing protein, whose product is MKEALGLVETKGLVACIEAADAMCKAANVELIGYENVGSGLVTAMVKGDVGAVNAAVESGVEAAKRIGTVVTSRVIARPHNDIEKIAQQHKA
- a CDS encoding BMC domain-containing protein, translated to MGDALGLIETQGLVACIEAADAMCKAANVELIGYENVGSGLVTAMVKGDVGAVKAAVESGLEAAQRVGTVVTSLVIARPHNDIQKIVAQYKVTE
- a CDS encoding BMC domain-containing protein, whose product is MGDALGLIETKGLVACIEAADAMCKAANVELIGYENVGSGLVTAMVKGDVGAVKAAVDSGVESAQRVGEVVTSLVIARPHNDINKIVIKHKA
- a CDS encoding FidL-like protein, which gives rise to MKISGKLLCFLSALIFILVATYAATRLLTIKNEGVMVCSTKGIMRFENMEDENVNGNIHFSFGANGKGSIVVEGYTTSKPGWLYLQRYVKFDYTTKRVSPTERHYIVSQWDSSASSIDESPDVIFDYFMREMSDSHDGLFINAQKLNEKTLLLSSLNSPLYICTLKPGSKFD